The genomic DNA CATCGACTATGCAGCCAACAGCGATCTGGAGTTTCATCCGGAAATACTGAGACACTACAAGCTGGTGCTGAGTGTCGGACACGACGAATACTGGTCATCGCCGATGCGGGATCATCTGGAGGCATTCATCGCGGAGGGCGGCAATGCAGCGTTCTTCAGTGGAAACACCTGCTGCTGGCAGGTTCGCAGTGATTCGAACGGCCGCTCACTGACCTGCTGGAAACAGTGGTACAATGTCGATCCGATGTATCGCGTTGGTGATCAAAAACTGCTGGCGACGTTGTGGAGCCACCATCTTATCGGCCGTCCGGAAAATGAACTCACTGGCGTCGGGTTTCTCTGGGGAGGCTACCACCGCAGCCATGGTCAGTTCATGGACGGCCCGGCATCCTATATCGTCCATCGCCCGGATCACTGGGTTTATGAAGGGACGAATCTTGCACGCGATGACCGTTTCGGGGGGAAGGACACGATTGTCGGTTACGAATGTGACGGTTGCGAAATGGTCTGGAAAGATGGACTACCGTTTCCAACGCATTCAGATGGAACGCCTGAATCGTTTACGATTCTCGGAACCTGCCCGGCAAAGTGGCATCCCGGCGACAGCTTATTCTATGAACGATTTCCCGAAGACCGCGTCGGAGCCGCCGTCATGGGGATCTACACGCGAGGCGGCACGGTTTTCACATGTGGTGCAACAGATTGGTCACATGGACTTCGAGGAAATGATCCTGCTGTTGTGCAGATCACACGAAATGTTCTGAATCGCCTGTCAAGATAGGCTCTACGAATCTGTGAGTACCTGTTTGCTGTCCTTGAAGTAACCGCTTCAGCAGTTGGGGGATACTGTCTTGTTCCAGCAGTTTGGCCTTGTACGGGCGGATTGAGCGTGTTGGAGCAGTTTGACCCTGTTGGAGCGGATTGACAGCGAAACAAAAAATCGGCGGAGGTTTCCCTTCGCCGATTTCAGGCAAAAGCCGCTGCTATTTGTACCGAACGAGCTGTGGGTGTTGGCGAACGCCTAACGGGACCGACACAACAAATTCGAGCGGTAGCTCGACTTTGAAAATGATGCTGGCACGCTGGATGCCAGCGGTATGATTAAATCATTTCCTTCAGCTTCTTCAGTGGTCGTACTTTGACAACCTTCGTCTTTGGCTTTGCAGCGATCAGCATCGGTGTGCCATCTTTTGGATTCTTGCCCATGCGTTCCTTGGTGGCAGGGCGTTCGTGCACATAGATCTTCATCAGGCCGGGCAGATTGATGATGCCAGGACCCTTCTTAAGGTTGGATTCGATCAGAGCTTCCAGAGCCTCCAGAACTGCATTGACATCCTTCTTGTTCTGGCCGGTTGCTTCTGCCAGTGCATTCAGAATCTCCGTCTTTGAGATCGGCTTTGCAGCTTTCTTTGCCATCTTCAATTCGCTCCCTGTTAGTTTGGTTTGTAATACTTCAAGTCATCCCGTTTGGCAGGGAAGCACCGGCAGTGCCGGAAATCCCCTGTGTTTTTTGCACGGAGTAAAGATCTGTTCGTAAAAACTGTCAATCGTTCGTCGTATTGAAAATGCTCAATTCCCTGAGTTTTTCAGGTTTTTTACGTCTTTCGTCGATGTCGACGGAGTTCAGAGAATCTCACGCGTTGATGTTGCACACCAAAAGTGCGACCGCCGTGGTCGGAGATGTCGCGCCAGGTCAGGGATCTGAAAGCGCAGCACAGGCGAATTGCGAGCATCGCGTTTGCTTCTTCGCCCTGCCATCCCATGCATGCACTCGGCTTTGTCGAAGCGGATAGCTACAATTCACACATCGATTCAAATCGGACACAACTTTCGGTGTTGCAGGTTTTCTTTCTGGATGCGGCTGTTTATGGCACTTCGAGTGATCGCTGGAAAATATCGACGACGTTTGTTGAGAACTCCGCACGGCCTGTCAACTCGCCCATACACGGATCGCGTTCGACAGGTTGTCTTCGACCGGATATCCGACATTGTGGAGTTTGCTCGTGTGGCGGATGTGTTCTCGGGCGTCGGCACGATGGGGATGGAAGCACTCAGTCGAGGGGCTTCATCGTGCGTATTCTTCGAAGGTGACCAGGATGTCCATGCATCACTGAAAGAAAACCTCGAGGCCATTGCGCCGGATGAAAGGTCGATCTGCTGGCGAACGGATATTCGCCGGACTTCATTTCGACCGAACGGAGGAGAAGACTGCCTTCCGTATTCTTTGATTTTCTTTGATCCGCCTTATGCTGACGTCAATCAACTGTTGCCGGGCAAGCCTCTTAGCCAGAGCCTTCGACGACTATCAAAAGAATCGATCAGCTCCCCCGATGCCGTTCTCATACTGCGTACCCCGGCAAAGACAGATCTCGAAATCTTCGAAGGCTGGGAACTGGATGAACGGTGGGATATCTCCACGATGATTATCTGGAAGCTTCGCAAACCATCAACAGCGGAAACCTCGCCATGAGAAGCCAACGATTCGGCCGCCGCCCAGGAAAACTTGCAACCGCGATGGCAGTAGCAATGGCAGCCATTCTCGTCATGCACATCGCGGCCAGGGCAGATGAAAACACAGTTCCCTCCGCATCCGAAATCGTTGAGCAGACAACGACGCAGTCGGATTCTCAGGAGGTTCCGGCTCCGAAACCGGAGAAGGCTGAACAGAAAAAAACAGAGTTGCCAGCCGAATTGCTGAAGCTCACGCAATCAGCGACTGCGTTAAATCCAGAGAAGACCGTCATGCTTGACCTGAAAGGCGGACGGCTGATTGTGAAGACCGAGGTTGCCTGCCGAAACTGTATTCTTGAGATGCTTTGCGTGCCCGAAGGGATCAAGGAGCATGAAACCATTCTTAGAGTCAAAACGAAAGCTTACGTGATTCATACCGGGCTCGTCGCTTTGGGGGCAGAGCCCGGCAGACCTGCGCGGTTTTCTCCACAGTTTGAACCGCCAAGCGGTACGAAGCTCAGTATTTACGCTGCGTGGGTCGATGAGGACGGGAAACTCCAGCGAAAAGATGTTCGAGATTGGGTTCGTCATAACATCCATCGTTACTATTCAGCCCCGTTATCTTCGCCCCCACCAGGTCTGAAGCTGCCCTACAAGGAACTGCGTTGGGATAAATTCAATAACGAAATTCTGTGGTACGGCCCCCTGTCAGATACTGATCGAGACGATCTGCTGAGCAAATGGGACAACGTTAAGTTTCAGGATGCCATTCGGTCGTTTCATGCTGATTCAAAGAGTCGCCGAATGGAAGCTGACTTTGTCTTTGCCGGAAGTCAGTTTTATACGGATCCGGAGACAAATCTGAGGACCTATCAGGCGGAAGGAGGCTACCTGATTTGTGTTGCCAATTTTGGTGATTCCATGATCGATGTTCGTGAGGAAAGTTCGGCCAGTGACGGTGCTCAGGCTTATGAAGCCTGGACAGAACACATCCCGGCTGAGAACACGCCCGTCCTGCTTGAAATTGTTCCCGCAAAATGATTTCAGAAGAAGCCAACGGCAGCCGGGAGAGTCGATCGATCATCCGTATTCGCGGCGCGAGAACGCACAATCTTCAGAACATCGATGTCGATCTGCCCTGCGGTAAGCTGATCGTGATGACAGGAGTCAGCGGCTCCGGAAAGAGCAGTCTCGCATTCGACACTTTATTTGCTGAAGGACAACGTCGCTATCTGGAAAGCGTCTCAGCACAGACACGATCCTTCATTTCACAACTGCCTCGCCCTGATGTCGATGACATTTCCGGACTGCCTCCCACAGTGTGCGTCGACCAACGGACCAACAGCGTTCCGGTTCGTACAACCCTGGCGATTACAACCGAGATCTATGATTTCCTTCGCGTCCTCTATGCACGTGCAGGAACCGCTCACTGTACGGAATGCGGACAACCTGTCAGCAGCCAGACGATTGATCAAATCGTCCAGCGCACACTGCAACTTCCCGACCGCACGAAACTGATGATCCTGTCTCCGATGGTTCGAGACCGTCGGGGAGCACACAAAGAAATTCTTGAGCGCATTGCCCGCAATGGATTTGTAAGGGCCAGAGTCGATGGAGAACTCGTGGATCTTGCTGACATTCAGGATCTCGCTCAAACACGCAACCACACAATCGAAGCTGTAATTGATCGAATCATTATCAAAGAGGGTATTGAGCAACGAATCCGTGAATCGGTTGAACTGGCGTGTCGCGAAAGTGACGGCACGTGCATCGTTTGCTTTCAAAGAGATGACCACTGGGATGAGGCCTTCTACAGCACCAGATTCAGCTGTGCAAAATGCGACCTCAGTTTTCCGACCCCCGAACCCCGTTCGTTCAGTTTTAACTCTGCCTGGGGAGCCTGTCCGAAATGTGAAGGCCATGGAGCGCGAGGGGCCATCGAAGAGGATGGTGCCAATATTCGCTTTCTGCGTGAGGCCTGTTCGGACTGCCACGGGAGTCGACTAAAGAAGTTTCCTGCCGCCGTCACCTTCTTCGGCGTGACCATTTCGGAATTCACAGGTCAATCCATTGCCAGCGCCTTTGCCACGATCGAAAAATGGAGCGCATGTCTGGCCAGTGCGGATTCGCCGAAAGATGAGCGTGCGTTCGAAAACCTTTCGCAGGAATCACGACTGGTCGCATCGCGGACACTGCCGGATATTCAGCGGCGACTACAATGCCTGCTGGATGTCGGTCTGGATTATCTGTCCCTTGATCGAGCCACACGAACTTTATCCGGTGGCGAATTTCAGCGAGCGCGCCTCGCTGCGTGCCTCGGTATCGGTCTGAATGGTGCATGTTTTGTACTCGATGAACCGACGGCCGGGCTGCATCCTCGCGATACGGCTTGCCTGCTGAATACGCTGAATCGACTTCGAGATTCTGGTGCCACAGTTGTTGTCGTCGAGCATGATGGGGGCATCATGCGGGATGCCGACTGGCTCGTTGATCTGGGGCCCGGGGCCGGTATTGATGGCGGGCATTTGTTGTTCTCGGGCCGACCGGCCGACGCCGTATCCGTCGACTCCCCGACAGGAGATTTTCTCGCCGGCAGACTGAAGAACGTCCCGTCAGGCCAGCCGGAATTCAGAACCCACGCAGAAAATTCGAATCGACGAAGCCTGTTTCCTGTCGAGGGTCCAGGAGATTTCGGCGTCATCCGTATCAACAATGCTGCGTTGAACAATCTGCAAAACGTGTCTGTTGAAATTCCGCTCCGGCAGCTCGTTTGTGTCACAGGAGTCAGCGGCAGCGGAAAGAGCTCGCTGATCATGGAGACGCTGCTGCCTTACGCTGCGGCCTGTTGCGATATCAAGGGAGGGGCCACCTCCGGGAAACACCTCCAGACGCTGGCGCAGATCCTTTCGGACGTGAAGTGCGAAGCCATTACAGGGTTGGATCGTATCGACCGAGTGGTTTCGCTGGACAGCAGTCCGATTGGTCGAAGTTCACGGTCGTGCATTGCGACGATTACGGGCGTCTGGAACATCATTCGGCAGCTGTTTACGAAGACCCGCGAGGCAAGATCTCGTGGTTATGCCTCCAATCGATTCAGCTTCAATTCCGGCGACGGGCGTTGTGGCGATTGCAAAGGAACAGGTGTTCAAAATCTTCACATGAGCTTCCTGCCGGAAACAACCGTTCCATGCCCCACGTGTCGGGGACAGCGATTCAACCGAGCCACGTTATCCATCTGCTTCAACAGCAGGAATGTGGCTGATGTACTGAACCTTCGCGTCGACGAAGCCTGTCAGTTTTTCTCTGAGTTCAATCGCATCGTGACAGTGCTCCAGTCGCTTCAGGATGCGGGACTGGGATACCTGAAACTGGGACAGCCCTCCAGCACGTTCTCGGGAGGCGAATCACAACGAGTTCGCCTGGCCACAGAACTTGCCACCAAACAATCAGCGGCCACTCTGTATATCTTCGATGAACCCACATCGGGACTGCATCCGGCAGACGTCCATCGGCTGATTGCCATTCTGAAGCGTTTGGTGACAGATGGTCACAGCGTGCTGGTTGTCGAACATCAAACCGATCTGATGCGGTCTGCGGACTGGATTATTGATGTTGGCCCCGAAAGTGGTGGCGGCGGAGGTCAAATCGTTTCTCAGGGCTCGCCGATCGAGCTTGCAAGTCGCGGACAGACTGCCACTGAAGTCGCATTGCGAAATGAATCGCTGCGATAAATGCGCAGAGTGAGCAGCAGACATGGCAATACGTACACACCCACAATACTGTTCGTCTGGCCAGTGCATTGTCTTTCCCGGCGGGGAGATGAACGATGAAATCGATTCTTTGATCGAAGTTCTGAATCCGAATCTTAGTTTTCAGGCAAATTTGCTCAATTATGCGTATCCGAGATTGGTATCAAGGCGTTCGGGAATCTTGACGGTGTCCATCACGGGTTCCATAATCCCACCCCCGCCGCGGGTTGATCAACGCCCGCAATGCAACCATCCAGAAATGAGACCAGTCCATGAAATCTGACAATACTGCGGAATTCCGTACTCTGCTGAATGTGCTTCAGGCTCGCCTGCGCGGTGACGTAGAGCAGTTGCAGGAGGAGGCCCTTTCTGGTTCTAATTCGGGCAATGATCAGCGTTCCTCAAATCACATGGCGGAAATGGGCTCTGATGCCTGGGATCTCGACTTCTCACTCCACCTGGTCGAAAACGATCAGGAAGTCATGAAAGAGATCTCAGCAGCGCTCAAGCGTTTGGATGCTGGTACATTTGGTCTGTGTGAAGGATGTCTCGAAAAAGGGGTGAGCGAAGCGAAAGCGCGCATCCCAAAAGCTCGACTTCAGGCAATCCCCTATGCTCG from Planctomycetaceae bacterium includes the following:
- a CDS encoding YdjY domain-containing protein, giving the protein MRSQRFGRRPGKLATAMAVAMAAILVMHIAARADENTVPSASEIVEQTTTQSDSQEVPAPKPEKAEQKKTELPAELLKLTQSATALNPEKTVMLDLKGGRLIVKTEVACRNCILEMLCVPEGIKEHETILRVKTKAYVIHTGLVALGAEPGRPARFSPQFEPPSGTKLSIYAAWVDEDGKLQRKDVRDWVRHNIHRYYSAPLSSPPPGLKLPYKELRWDKFNNEILWYGPLSDTDRDDLLSKWDNVKFQDAIRSFHADSKSRRMEADFVFAGSQFYTDPETNLRTYQAEGGYLICVANFGDSMIDVREESSASDGAQAYEAWTEHIPAENTPVLLEIVPAK
- a CDS encoding RsmD family RNA methyltransferase — protein: MALRVIAGKYRRRLLRTPHGLSTRPYTDRVRQVVFDRISDIVEFARVADVFSGVGTMGMEALSRGASSCVFFEGDQDVHASLKENLEAIAPDERSICWRTDIRRTSFRPNGGEDCLPYSLIFFDPPYADVNQLLPGKPLSQSLRRLSKESISSPDAVLILRTPAKTDLEIFEGWELDERWDISTMIIWKLRKPSTAETSP
- a CDS encoding DUF6605 domain-containing protein, which gives rise to MHARLHFGILVFCTVSAGSCCELTADQIPPAKPYVAGYSDKVSYVAGETVHLHLSSNCGSASILVQRIAKEATTVLEEQDVVVTEQRIPDRASSDGCGWPASTTFLVSKDWKSGYYQVTLSGRKEDETATSTLFFIVRSAAPGRDTSILIQLATNTYNAYTNWGGHSLYAYHDRDGLQGHQVSFDRPVTSQFNNWERPFVAWAESNGYSIDYAANSDLEFHPEILRHYKLVLSVGHDEYWSSPMRDHLEAFIAEGGNAAFFSGNTCCWQVRSDSNGRSLTCWKQWYNVDPMYRVGDQKLLATLWSHHLIGRPENELTGVGFLWGGYHRSHGQFMDGPASYIVHRPDHWVYEGTNLARDDRFGGKDTIVGYECDGCEMVWKDGLPFPTHSDGTPESFTILGTCPAKWHPGDSLFYERFPEDRVGAAVMGIYTRGGTVFTCGATDWSHGLRGNDPAVVQITRNVLNRLSR
- a CDS encoding TraR/DksA family transcriptional regulator, with translation MKSDNTAEFRTLLNVLQARLRGDVEQLQEEALSGSNSGNDQRSSNHMAEMGSDAWDLDFSLHLVENDQEVMKEISAALKRLDAGTFGLCEGCLEKGVSEAKARIPKARLQAIPYARNCVECERLREEGF
- a CDS encoding HU family DNA-binding protein, which gives rise to MAKKAAKPISKTEILNALAEATGQNKKDVNAVLEALEALIESNLKKGPGIINLPGLMKIYVHERPATKERMGKNPKDGTPMLIAAKPKTKVVKVRPLKKLKEMI